In Streptomyces sp. NBC_01381, a genomic segment contains:
- a CDS encoding TetR/AcrR family transcriptional regulator — MAEAADGAAGGTGLSPSLETAWGLRERSPKGPKPGLTLDRIVDAGISIAAADGIGAVSMGKVAKALGASPMSLYRYVSSRDELYVLMQDAATGAPPAMPADVTGWRARLEWWARAQREVLRGNLWLVRVPVTSPPATPCQLEWMEQGLAALDDSGLEEGWKLSVLMLVSGFVRSDVALMADLDAGMRERGQDPGEAMRRYARTVDALTSSEPERFPALRRLLGAGVLDVAGAEGAESDFDFEFGIARVLDGIAVLVDNSSGS; from the coding sequence ATGGCGGAGGCGGCGGATGGTGCTGCGGGCGGTACGGGTCTTTCCCCCAGCCTCGAGACCGCCTGGGGGTTGCGCGAGCGGTCGCCCAAGGGGCCGAAGCCCGGCCTGACGCTGGACCGCATCGTCGACGCGGGGATCTCCATCGCGGCCGCTGACGGCATCGGCGCCGTCTCCATGGGGAAGGTCGCGAAGGCGCTCGGCGCCTCGCCCATGTCCCTCTACCGGTACGTCTCTTCCAGGGATGAGCTGTACGTCCTGATGCAGGACGCCGCCACGGGAGCGCCTCCCGCGATGCCGGCCGACGTCACGGGGTGGCGGGCCCGCCTGGAGTGGTGGGCGCGGGCTCAGCGCGAGGTGCTGCGGGGCAACCTCTGGCTCGTACGCGTCCCGGTCACTTCACCACCCGCGACACCGTGCCAGCTCGAGTGGATGGAGCAGGGGCTCGCCGCGCTCGACGACAGCGGCCTCGAGGAGGGCTGGAAGCTGTCGGTGCTCATGCTCGTGAGCGGCTTCGTGCGGAGCGATGTCGCGCTGATGGCCGATCTCGACGCGGGCATGCGGGAGCGGGGGCAGGATCCCGGCGAGGCGATGCGGCGGTACGCGCGGACCGTCGACGCCCTGACCTCGTCCGAACCCGAGCGCTTTCCCGCGCTGCGGAGGCTGCTGGGGGCGGGGGTTCTGGATGTGGCCGGCGCCGAGGGTGCGGAGTCTGACTTTGATTTCGAGTTTGGGATCGCGCGGGTCCTGGACGGGATTGCCGTGCTGGTGGACAACTCGTCGGGTTCTTAG
- a CDS encoding ABC transporter ATP-binding protein — MPPPVASITASGLTKSYGKGTRTVPVLRGVDLQVAPGTVFALLGPNGAGKTTAVRILTTLTAPDAGTARVAGHDIRTHRAEVRRAISLTGQFAAVDETQTGAENLRMMARLAGLPRRAARARAAELLDRFGLMDAADRLVRTYSGGMRRRVDLAAGLVGDPEVIFLDEPTTGLDPRSRQEMWRVVRDLTTRGKTVFLTTQYLEEADQLADHIAVLHEGRIVAQGTAEALKSRVAGHRLDATLTTPAAYTRLATRATHQSPETLTLGFPTDGTARHVRELLSELDPDYTRFTTFTLTTATLDDAFLTLTSPDEKADPCLKP; from the coding sequence ATGCCGCCACCAGTCGCGTCCATCACGGCCAGCGGACTGACCAAGTCATACGGAAAAGGCACCCGAACCGTCCCGGTCCTCCGCGGCGTGGACCTCCAGGTCGCCCCCGGCACGGTCTTCGCCCTCCTGGGCCCGAACGGCGCCGGCAAGACGACAGCGGTCCGCATCCTCACCACGCTCACCGCCCCCGACGCGGGCACGGCACGGGTGGCGGGCCACGACATCCGTACGCACCGCGCCGAGGTGCGGCGCGCGATCAGCCTCACCGGCCAGTTCGCGGCGGTCGACGAGACGCAGACTGGCGCGGAGAACCTGCGCATGATGGCGAGGCTCGCGGGCCTGCCACGCCGGGCGGCCCGCGCCCGCGCCGCCGAACTCCTGGACCGTTTCGGCCTCATGGACGCGGCGGACCGCCTGGTGCGCACGTACTCGGGAGGCATGCGCCGCCGCGTCGACCTGGCGGCGGGCCTGGTGGGCGACCCGGAGGTCATCTTCCTGGACGAGCCGACGACGGGCCTGGACCCGCGCAGCCGCCAGGAGATGTGGCGGGTCGTACGCGACCTGACGACGCGCGGCAAGACGGTCTTCCTCACAACCCAATACCTGGAGGAGGCGGACCAACTCGCCGACCACATAGCGGTGTTGCACGAGGGCCGCATCGTGGCGCAGGGCACGGCGGAGGCCCTGAAGTCACGCGTGGCGGGCCACCGCCTGGACGCGACGCTGACCACACCAGCGGCCTACACCCGCCTGGCCACCCGGGCCACCCACCAGTCCCCCGAAACCCTCACGCTCGGCTTCCCGACGGACGGCACGGCACGCCACGTACGAGAACTCCTCTCCGAACTGGACCCGGACTACACGCGGTTCACGACATTCACCCTCACCACGGCAACGCTGGACGACGCTTTCCTGACGCTCACGAGCCCTGACGAGAAGGCTGACCCATGTCTGAAGCCCTGA
- a CDS encoding ABC transporter permease produces the protein MSEALIMTGRAIRISRRNVDALITSVALPVMLLLIFVYFFGGAIDTGTPAYVTYVVPGVLLLCAGFGSSKTAFAVTEDLKGGIIDRFRSLDIGGTQILTGHVLASVARNLIAMTLVLALAFAIGFRPSATPQGWLAATAVLLAFILALSWLSATVGLLAKSPEAAGGFTFFVSFLPYPSSAFVPTNTMPNWLQPFATHQPVTQVIESIRGLLLNQPVGATPWVAVAWCAGILVASVAAAGALFRRQAA, from the coding sequence ATGTCTGAAGCCCTGATCATGACCGGCCGGGCCATCCGCATCAGCCGCCGCAACGTGGACGCCCTGATCACCTCGGTGGCGCTCCCGGTGATGCTGCTCCTGATCTTCGTCTACTTCTTCGGCGGCGCGATCGACACGGGGACACCCGCGTACGTGACGTATGTGGTCCCCGGAGTCCTGCTGCTCTGCGCCGGCTTCGGCTCGTCGAAAACCGCGTTCGCGGTCACGGAGGACCTCAAGGGCGGCATCATCGACCGCTTCCGCTCCCTGGACATCGGCGGCACGCAGATCCTCACGGGCCACGTCCTGGCCTCGGTGGCGCGCAACCTGATCGCGATGACGCTGGTCCTGGCCCTGGCTTTCGCGATCGGCTTCCGCCCCTCGGCAACACCCCAAGGCTGGCTGGCGGCCACCGCGGTCCTCTTGGCCTTCATCCTGGCCCTGTCCTGGCTCTCGGCAACGGTCGGCCTGCTGGCCAAGTCCCCTGAAGCGGCAGGAGGCTTCACCTTCTTCGTGAGCTTCCTCCCCTACCCGAGCAGCGCCTTCGTCCCCACGAACACCATGCCGAACTGGCTCCAGCCGTTCGCGACCCACCAGCCGGTGACGCAGGTAATCGAGTCGATCCGGGGCCTGCTCCTCAACCAGCCTGTGGGGGCTACGCCTTGGGTGGCGGTGGCTTGGTGTGCGGGGATACTCGTCGCCTCGGTCGCGGCGGCGGGGGCGCTGTTCAGGAGGCAGGCGGCGTGA
- a CDS encoding TetR/AcrR family transcriptional regulator, whose amino-acid sequence MTDEEATPGPSEAPGTPGLRERKKQRMYQAVSEAAIALFLEKGFEKVPVAEVAAAADISKPTLFRYFPTKEDLVLHRFADHQDEAARVVTTRPAKRSPLDALQRHFLDGLERHDPVTGLCDHPAVLAFHRLLYGTPSLVARLYEYQDRSEHSLAEALGGTPLPARLAAGQIIAVQRILAMENWRRIDAGESADEVWPDAVAAANRAFGQLRSGLSPEHA is encoded by the coding sequence ATGACGGACGAAGAGGCGACCCCCGGACCCTCCGAAGCCCCCGGGACCCCCGGCCTGCGGGAGCGCAAGAAGCAGCGGATGTACCAGGCGGTCTCGGAGGCGGCGATCGCGCTCTTCCTGGAGAAGGGCTTCGAGAAGGTCCCGGTCGCGGAGGTGGCCGCGGCGGCCGACATCTCCAAGCCGACCCTGTTCCGCTACTTCCCCACCAAGGAGGACCTCGTCCTCCACCGTTTCGCCGACCACCAGGACGAGGCGGCCAGAGTCGTCACGACCCGCCCCGCCAAGCGCAGCCCCCTGGACGCCCTGCAGCGCCACTTCCTCGACGGCCTCGAACGCCACGACCCGGTGACGGGCCTCTGCGACCACCCGGCGGTACTCGCCTTCCACCGCCTGCTCTACGGAACACCGTCCCTGGTCGCCCGCCTCTACGAGTACCAGGACCGCTCGGAGCACTCCCTGGCCGAAGCCCTGGGCGGCACTCCCCTCCCCGCACGCCTCGCCGCCGGCCAGATCATCGCCGTACAACGCATCCTCGCCATGGAGAACTGGCGCCGGATCGACGCGGGCGAGAGCGCGGACGAGGTATGGCCGGACGCAGTGGCGGCGGCGAACCGGGCGTTCGGCCAGCTGCGGTCGGGGCTTTCACCGGAGCACGCCTGA